The Metabacillus litoralis genome contains a region encoding:
- a CDS encoding cytochrome d ubiquinol oxidase subunit II: MTADSLLAITVLWGFVFIYAVMATMDFGAGFWSMVYFNKEKTNATNIANRYLSPTWEVTNVFIVAIVIALVSFFPGATFILGTVLLLPGSFILILLALRSGFLVFSHVAKDYEKGLTYVSGISGFIIPALLMLVLPITHGGYIDVDVVNGVHQLNFGALFTSPNIYAFIGFAVSSTLFLSSLLLADYSNVADELEAYRVYRRDALILGPISLFTAFLIMLTLRVEANWLYTNMLEYLPFLIGSVLLFVVAGAALFLPSAKHKQRIGRPRLAVVAVTIQYLLASYAYGRAHLPYMIYPDVTIESGFTHPNTFRALFITYIVGFLILFPGFVYFWKLFMKDKRYLKQNES, translated from the coding sequence ATGACTGCAGATTCATTACTCGCAATCACAGTATTATGGGGGTTCGTGTTTATTTATGCTGTTATGGCTACAATGGATTTTGGAGCAGGCTTCTGGTCCATGGTTTATTTTAATAAAGAAAAAACAAATGCAACAAACATCGCGAACCGTTATCTCTCTCCCACATGGGAAGTAACAAATGTATTCATTGTGGCCATTGTTATCGCGCTAGTTAGCTTCTTCCCAGGAGCAACATTTATCTTGGGGACAGTCCTACTCCTTCCTGGGAGTTTCATCTTAATACTATTAGCTTTACGAAGTGGTTTTTTAGTGTTTTCACATGTTGCAAAGGACTATGAAAAAGGTTTAACCTATGTTTCCGGAATTTCAGGATTTATTATTCCAGCGTTACTTATGCTTGTGTTGCCGATTACACATGGTGGCTATATTGATGTTGATGTTGTAAATGGTGTACATCAGCTTAACTTCGGTGCTTTATTTACAAGTCCAAACATCTACGCCTTCATTGGATTTGCTGTTAGCAGTACACTGTTTTTATCATCGCTGCTGCTTGCAGACTATTCAAATGTGGCGGATGAACTCGAAGCTTATCGTGTTTATCGTCGTGATGCATTAATTCTTGGTCCCATTTCTTTATTTACAGCGTTTTTAATTATGCTAACCTTAAGAGTCGAGGCAAATTGGCTTTATACGAATATGCTTGAGTACCTCCCCTTTTTAATTGGGTCAGTTCTTTTGTTTGTTGTTGCTGGTGCTGCTTTATTTCTTCCATCAGCAAAGCATAAGCAACGAATTGGAAGACCTAGATTAGCAGTAGTTGCTGTAACCATTCAATATTTATTAGCAAGTTATGCATATGGACGGGCTCATCTTCCATACATGATTTATCCTGACGTCACAATTGAATCTGGTTTTACACATCCAAATACGTTTCGAGCATTATTCATCACTTATATTGTCGGATTTCTCATTCTTTTTCCTGGATTCGTTTACTTTTGGAAACTCTTTATGAAAGATAAGCGCTATTTAAAACAAAATGAATCTTAA
- a CDS encoding metal ABC transporter permease produces the protein MTYDAWIIITGSLVGITCAMIGCFLVLRKMAMLADAISHTVLLGIVGGYLVSRSLDGPSLLIGAVVVGLLTALLVQVLSGKGVQGDAAIGIVFTSLFAVGVILLSVFAGNIHLDVDHALMGEITFIPWDIVEWNGMELGPKAVWLLGFVFIVNLLIIIFFYKEFKISSFDPEMAVAIGIPVLFIHYLQMGMLSITTVASFDSVGAILVVAMLIVPASTAYLLTDKLLNMLFISAGIGVFSAISGYYMATLLNVSIAGAMATSTGVLFALAFLFSPKHGLLAKKRAQKKLSKATAKTATTNPGI, from the coding sequence ATGACTTATGATGCTTGGATTATCATCACAGGGTCATTAGTAGGCATTACATGTGCAATGATTGGGTGTTTTCTCGTTTTAAGAAAAATGGCGATGCTAGCGGATGCGATCTCACATACTGTTTTATTAGGAATAGTCGGTGGATATTTAGTTAGCCGTAGTCTAGATGGTCCATCCCTTTTAATTGGTGCAGTTGTTGTAGGCTTATTAACAGCCTTACTTGTTCAGGTATTGAGTGGTAAGGGTGTCCAAGGGGATGCTGCGATTGGGATTGTGTTTACATCTCTTTTTGCCGTCGGAGTTATTCTTCTTTCTGTTTTTGCAGGAAATATCCATTTAGATGTGGATCACGCCTTAATGGGGGAAATCACATTTATCCCGTGGGATATAGTCGAGTGGAATGGGATGGAATTGGGTCCAAAAGCAGTTTGGCTTCTAGGTTTTGTGTTTATTGTCAATTTATTAATCATTATCTTCTTTTATAAAGAATTTAAGATTAGCTCATTCGATCCTGAAATGGCTGTAGCCATTGGAATTCCCGTCTTATTTATTCATTACTTACAGATGGGTATGCTCTCAATTACTACAGTTGCCTCATTCGATAGTGTTGGTGCCATTTTAGTTGTGGCAATGCTCATTGTCCCTGCCTCTACAGCATATTTACTAACAGATAAATTACTAAATATGCTGTTTATTAGCGCGGGAATCGGTGTTTTCTCTGCGATAAGTGGTTATTACATGGCAACCTTATTAAATGTGTCGATTGCAGGTGCGATGGCAACGTCAACTGGTGTTCTTTTCGCCCTTGCATTTTTATTTTCACCAAAGCATGGGTTACTTGCAAAAAAACGAGCACAAAAAAAGCTATCAAAAGCTACTGCTAAAACTGCAACAACAAATCCCGGCATCTAA
- a CDS encoding metal ABC transporter solute-binding protein, Zn/Mn family, with product MKKHTLLMSSFLLLSSLLIGCNASNEEGQSANETNTEDTLKIYTTIYPLEDFAKKIGGDLVEVENILPPGVDAHTYEPTTKAMVEIAEADGFIYTGVGFESFTEKVQKSLKSEDVAFINAGEGIEYIEGHEEEATHDDSAHAEDEAAHDETENAEDEAAHDESAHAEDEAAHDESAHAEDEAAHDETEHAEDEAAHDETEHAEDEAAHDETEHAHDHGDQDPHVWIDPIHSITLAENIKDALIELNPEGKQTFEDNFQALKTQLEDLDQSFKEVISNAEKKEILVSHAAYGYWENRYGIEQISVLGLSPTEEPSQKELQTIIETAKEHEINYIIFETNVTNNVTDIVQAEIGAEALTLSNLESITEEDVKNNEDYFSIMERNLETLKTALSSK from the coding sequence ATGAAAAAGCACACATTACTCATGAGCTCATTCCTGTTACTATCAAGCTTATTAATCGGCTGTAATGCAAGTAACGAAGAAGGACAATCGGCGAATGAAACAAATACTGAAGATACATTAAAAATCTATACTACTATTTATCCACTAGAAGATTTCGCAAAAAAGATAGGTGGAGACCTAGTTGAAGTTGAAAACATTCTTCCTCCTGGGGTTGACGCCCACACATACGAGCCTACTACTAAGGCGATGGTTGAAATCGCTGAAGCAGACGGATTCATTTATACAGGTGTAGGATTTGAAAGTTTTACAGAAAAAGTTCAAAAATCATTAAAATCTGAAGATGTTGCCTTTATCAATGCTGGTGAAGGAATCGAATATATCGAAGGACACGAAGAAGAAGCCACCCATGATGATAGTGCACATGCTGAGGACGAAGCCGCTCATGATGAAACTGAAAACGCTGAGGACGAAGCCGCTCATGATGAAAGTGCACATGCTGAGGACGAAGCTGCTCATGATGAAAGTGCACATGCCGAGGACGAAGCCGCTCATGATGAAACTGAACATGCTGAGGACGAAGCCGCTCATGATGAAACTGAACATGCTGAGGACGAAGCCGCTCATGATGAAACTGAACACGCACACGATCACGGTGATCAGGACCCTCACGTTTGGATTGACCCTATTCATTCTATTACTCTAGCAGAAAACATCAAAGATGCATTAATAGAACTTAATCCAGAAGGAAAGCAAACATTTGAGGATAACTTTCAAGCTTTAAAAACGCAGCTTGAAGACCTTGATCAATCTTTTAAAGAAGTTATAAGTAATGCAGAAAAGAAAGAGATCCTAGTATCTCATGCTGCTTACGGTTATTGGGAAAACCGTTATGGAATTGAACAAATCAGTGTACTAGGGCTTTCTCCAACCGAGGAACCTTCACAAAAAGAATTACAAACAATTATTGAAACAGCTAAGGAACATGAGATCAACTACATCATTTTTGAAACAAATGTTACAAACAATGTAACAGATATCGTTCAAGCTGAAATTGGAGCAGAAGCATTAACCCTTAGCAACCTAGAGTCTATTACAGAAGAAGATGTAAAAAATAATGAGGATTATTTTAGTATTATGGAAAGAAATTTAGAAACATTAAAAACAGCACTATCTAGTAAGTGA
- a CDS encoding nuclease-related domain-containing protein — MIYKQRAIPSELLILKNLDTRMRLDEKDKQYYANLKKGYEGEVKFDRLIEKLTCECLILNDLLLKQNNTLFQIDTLLITQDSLYLYEVKNYEGDYYYDSDRLYKKNQKEIINPLIQLNRAESLFRQLLKHLGYPTSIFASVVFINPEFTLYQSPLNKPFIFPTQIYRHLKELNTVSSKLTDDHKRLADKLLSLHVMDSPYRELPSFEYNELRKGVICGECFSLSMSVLGKHCICKKCGQKEIVETAVIRNVKEFQLLFPEQKITTNAIHDWCEIVTCKRRIQRILEKNFKIKGAHQWAYYVE; from the coding sequence ATGATTTACAAGCAGCGTGCAATACCTAGTGAATTACTTATTCTGAAAAACCTAGATACCCGAATGAGATTGGATGAAAAGGACAAGCAGTATTATGCTAACCTTAAGAAAGGGTATGAGGGCGAGGTAAAATTCGATAGATTAATAGAAAAGCTTACCTGTGAATGCCTTATCCTAAATGATTTGCTCTTAAAACAAAATAACACGTTGTTCCAAATTGACACTTTACTGATCACACAAGACTCTCTTTACCTTTATGAGGTGAAAAATTATGAAGGAGACTATTATTACGACTCTGATCGACTATATAAGAAAAACCAAAAAGAAATAATCAATCCTCTCATTCAATTAAATAGAGCCGAATCATTATTTAGACAATTACTCAAACATCTTGGATACCCTACTTCGATTTTTGCTTCAGTCGTTTTCATCAACCCAGAATTCACTCTATATCAATCACCCCTGAACAAACCATTTATTTTTCCCACTCAAATTTATAGGCACTTGAAAGAACTAAATACTGTATCGTCGAAGTTAACTGATGATCATAAGAGGCTTGCTGACAAGTTACTTTCATTACATGTCATGGACTCTCCTTATAGAGAATTACCTAGCTTTGAATATAATGAGCTTCGTAAAGGGGTTATTTGTGGGGAGTGTTTTTCTTTATCAATGTCTGTTTTGGGTAAACATTGTATATGTAAAAAATGTGGACAAAAAGAAATAGTCGAAACTGCAGTAATACGTAATGTGAAGGAGTTTCAACTTCTTTTTCCAGAACAAAAAATAACAACAAATGCCATTCACGATTGGTGTGAAATTGTAACATGCAAAAGGAGAATACAAAGAATTCTAGAGAAAAACTTTAAAATTAAAGGAGCTCATCAATGGGCATATTATGTTGAATAA
- a CDS encoding metal ABC transporter permease, with protein MFEELLLQLQNPNTQWVLIGTMLLGIASGVVGSFTLLRKQSLIGDAMAHSALPGVCIAYLLYGSKSLLWFLIGAIIAGLISSFFIQVIINHSRIKEDSALGIIISVFFGFGIVLLTYIQHNGAGNQSGLDDFIFGQAASMIAADVQLITIIAIILLAITAVFYKEFKLLTFDPQFAKGIGIPAKFFNGLLLLLIVCSVVIGLQTVGVVLMAAMLITPAISARYWTEKLSSMIIISGFIGGISGVFGTLLSTIMEGMATGPLIIIAATILFIISLIFAPKRGLLAKAIKQLHLRKRTAVEQIFLSFYDVAEGGNLREITEEEVLLKRKVTPSLYQHAKNVLEKKEYIKPSSNGKWMLTEKGIESGYELVLQQRLYEMYLMHEMEFAHLELKTRDDLNLNAISKETKDQLLKLLRIHDRAPLLIPKSTSLGDRRVMVNDL; from the coding sequence ATGTTTGAAGAACTATTGTTACAACTTCAAAATCCAAATACCCAATGGGTACTAATTGGCACAATGCTCCTGGGGATTGCTAGTGGAGTTGTCGGGAGCTTTACGTTATTAAGAAAGCAAAGCTTAATAGGTGATGCGATGGCTCATTCGGCTTTACCTGGAGTGTGCATTGCCTATTTACTATATGGTTCAAAATCGCTTCTTTGGTTTTTAATTGGAGCTATAATAGCAGGCTTAATTTCTTCGTTTTTCATTCAAGTGATTATTAATCATTCCAGAATAAAAGAGGATTCGGCACTTGGTATTATCATTTCTGTGTTTTTTGGATTCGGGATTGTTCTATTAACCTATATCCAACATAATGGTGCTGGAAATCAAAGTGGTTTAGATGACTTTATTTTCGGGCAGGCAGCTTCAATGATTGCAGCAGATGTACAATTAATTACAATAATAGCGATCATCTTATTGGCGATTACGGCAGTCTTTTACAAAGAATTCAAATTGCTTACATTTGATCCTCAGTTTGCAAAAGGAATTGGGATACCGGCAAAATTCTTTAATGGGCTCTTACTCTTACTCATTGTTTGTTCAGTTGTCATTGGCTTACAAACAGTTGGTGTTGTGTTGATGGCAGCTATGCTCATTACTCCTGCGATTAGTGCAAGATATTGGACTGAGAAATTAAGCTCAATGATTATTATTTCAGGCTTTATCGGCGGCATTTCTGGAGTATTTGGAACACTATTAAGTACAATTATGGAAGGGATGGCAACAGGTCCACTTATCATTATTGCTGCAACAATCTTATTTATCATTTCGCTCATTTTTGCTCCAAAAAGAGGCTTGCTTGCAAAGGCAATAAAACAGCTACATTTAAGAAAACGAACAGCAGTAGAGCAAATTTTCTTAAGCTTTTATGATGTAGCAGAAGGCGGAAATCTGCGTGAAATTACTGAAGAAGAGGTTTTATTAAAAAGAAAGGTTACACCAAGCCTTTACCAACATGCTAAAAATGTACTGGAAAAGAAGGAGTATATTAAACCATCAAGTAATGGTAAATGGATGTTAACCGAAAAAGGTATTGAGTCAGGATACGAACTAGTTTTACAACAGCGACTATATGAAATGTATTTAATGCATGAGATGGAATTTGCCCATTTAGAGTTGAAAACAAGAGACGATCTTAATTTAAATGCTATTTCAAAAGAAACGAAAGATCAGCTGCTTAAATTGTTGCGTATCCATGATCGTGCACCATTACTGATACCGAAGTCAACGAGTCTGGGAGATAGGAGAGTGATGGTAAATGACTTATGA
- a CDS encoding metal ABC transporter solute-binding protein, Zn/Mn family, protein MKKWLASVGTAILAVFLLSACGSEQTNGDVAEGNGTSSETINVTTTTGQVADIVKHVGGDKVEVTSLMGPGVDPHLYQASQGDIQKLNEANMIFYNGLHLEGKMGEIFEKMSEDKATVAVGDSIPEDLLLAADDSTAHDPHVWFDIKAWIHAVDAVEEELTKQSPDNEELFKENAANYKKELEDLDAYAKEQIKTIPEESRVLVTAHDAFAYFGHAYGLEVMGLQGLSTDSEYGLKDVQALVDTLVERNIKAVFIESSISEKSISAVVEGAKKQGHEVVIGGELFSDAMGEEGTEEGTYVGMFKHNVDTIVSSLK, encoded by the coding sequence GTGAAAAAATGGTTGGCGAGTGTAGGAACAGCAATTCTAGCAGTATTTTTATTATCGGCATGTGGTAGTGAACAGACAAATGGTGATGTAGCTGAAGGAAACGGAACTTCTAGTGAAACAATTAATGTTACAACAACTACAGGTCAAGTAGCAGATATCGTAAAACATGTGGGTGGAGATAAAGTGGAAGTTACTTCATTAATGGGACCAGGAGTCGACCCTCATCTTTATCAAGCTTCTCAAGGAGATATCCAGAAATTAAATGAAGCAAATATGATTTTTTACAATGGTCTTCATTTAGAGGGTAAAATGGGTGAAATTTTTGAAAAAATGTCAGAGGATAAAGCGACAGTTGCTGTTGGTGATTCAATTCCAGAAGATCTGTTATTGGCAGCAGATGATTCAACTGCACACGATCCTCACGTATGGTTTGATATCAAAGCATGGATTCATGCTGTTGATGCAGTTGAAGAGGAATTAACAAAGCAATCTCCTGATAATGAAGAATTATTTAAGGAAAATGCGGCCAACTATAAAAAAGAATTAGAGGATTTGGATGCTTATGCAAAAGAGCAAATTAAAACCATTCCAGAAGAAAGTCGTGTTCTAGTAACAGCTCATGATGCCTTTGCTTATTTTGGGCATGCATATGGATTAGAAGTAATGGGATTACAAGGATTGAGTACTGATTCTGAATATGGACTAAAAGATGTTCAAGCGTTGGTAGATACATTAGTAGAGAGAAACATTAAAGCTGTGTTTATTGAAAGTAGTATTTCAGAGAAGTCAATTAGTGCAGTAGTAGAAGGTGCAAAAAAACAAGGTCATGAAGTAGTAATCGGTGGTGAGCTTTTTTCTGACGCTATGGGTGAAGAAGGAACAGAAGAAGGCACATACGTTGGTATGTTCAAACACAATGTAGACACAATTGTATCTTCTTTAAAATAG
- a CDS encoding cytochrome ubiquinol oxidase subunit I encodes MDDLVLARSLFGTTMGFHIIFATLGVGLPLMILCAELLFQKTKDQDYAIMAKRWTKGQAVLLGVAIPTGTIAGVQLALLWPGFMEVIGRVMSLPFQIEIYAFFIEALFMSIYVYAADRISPRMRIISVTLVLIGASASAVLITNVHAFEGTPAGFRIENGEIVDVDPWAAFFNPSFFISAAHVAVSAYMTGAFMISTIAAFKMLKSRKNERVYKFHRKALMLSLVIGGIFSFLTAINGHESAQMLHEYQPEKLAAAEGLFETQDYAPLAIGGFTDRETKEIKYGIEIPWALSFLAGNSFETVVVGLNDFPEEYWPPLFVHTLFNGMVLIGSFLIFLSLAGFVWNKFLKKPHFPKLFMYAFVLAGPLSLLSIEFGWIFACTGRQPWVIYRILATEDVVTKSTQIGMLFVLFSLIYVVLGIAVLAVLRYYFKRHPVEDELDGGVPNQNNLSY; translated from the coding sequence ATGGATGATTTAGTATTAGCGCGTTCACTGTTCGGAACCACAATGGGCTTTCACATCATTTTTGCCACTTTGGGTGTTGGGTTGCCTTTAATGATATTATGTGCGGAACTTCTTTTTCAAAAAACAAAGGATCAGGATTATGCCATCATGGCAAAGCGATGGACAAAAGGACAGGCTGTTTTGCTTGGGGTTGCCATTCCAACAGGAACAATTGCCGGGGTTCAGCTCGCATTATTATGGCCGGGATTTATGGAGGTAATAGGGAGAGTAATGTCATTACCTTTCCAAATTGAAATTTATGCTTTCTTTATTGAAGCCTTGTTTATGAGCATTTATGTTTATGCGGCTGATCGAATTTCTCCTAGAATGAGGATCATCAGTGTTACCCTCGTTCTCATAGGGGCAAGTGCTTCTGCCGTTCTCATTACGAATGTTCATGCATTTGAAGGAACTCCCGCTGGTTTCAGGATTGAGAATGGGGAAATTGTTGATGTGGATCCATGGGCTGCGTTTTTTAACCCTAGCTTCTTCATTTCAGCTGCACATGTAGCTGTTTCAGCTTATATGACCGGTGCTTTTATGATTAGTACAATAGCAGCGTTCAAAATGTTAAAAAGCAGGAAAAATGAACGTGTATACAAATTTCATCGAAAAGCACTTATGTTAAGTTTGGTTATTGGTGGAATCTTCTCTTTTCTAACGGCAATCAACGGCCATGAGTCGGCTCAAATGTTACATGAATACCAGCCTGAAAAGCTTGCTGCAGCAGAAGGCCTTTTTGAAACACAGGACTACGCTCCCCTAGCTATTGGAGGATTTACAGATCGAGAAACAAAAGAAATAAAGTATGGGATTGAAATACCGTGGGCATTAAGTTTTTTAGCAGGAAATAGCTTTGAAACTGTGGTTGTTGGTTTAAATGACTTTCCTGAAGAATACTGGCCACCGTTATTTGTGCACACACTTTTTAACGGCATGGTTCTTATTGGGAGCTTTTTAATCTTTTTATCCCTTGCTGGGTTTGTTTGGAACAAATTTTTGAAAAAACCACATTTTCCTAAGCTATTTATGTATGCCTTCGTTTTAGCAGGACCACTGTCCCTTCTTTCCATTGAATTTGGATGGATTTTTGCCTGTACTGGGAGACAACCATGGGTGATTTATCGTATTTTAGCTACCGAAGATGTCGTAACAAAGTCAACCCAAATTGGGATGTTGTTTGTTCTTTTCTCTCTAATTTATGTTGTCTTAGGTATTGCGGTTTTAGCTGTATTAAGATATTACTTCAAGCGCCACCCTGTTGAGGATGAGCTTGATGGAGGAGTACCTAACCAAAATAATCTTAGTTATTAA
- the menC gene encoding o-succinylbenzoate synthase — protein MIKVEKVTLYHITQKLKVPFTSSIGYVSDRDSIIVEVIDCDGVSGWGEVVAFSTPWYTEETISTCFHLLKDILIPLVISEPFEHPDELQEIFKRIKRNQMAKASLEGAIWDLYAKKKNISLSTALGGVRNEIECGVVVGISSLSNMIEQITRYNEEGYKRFKIKISPDQDMKIVEEIRKRFPDLPLMADANSSYTLKDVERLKELDQFGLMMIEQPLAADDIIDHAKLQEKLSTPICLDESITTSEDARKAIELGSCQVINIKPGRVGGLTESKKIHDLCLKNDIPVWCGGMLETSISRAHNLALASLANFTIPGDISSSSRYWEQDIVDPEIKSVAGKISLQNGLGIGFDVKKDMIKELATSITTVK, from the coding sequence ATGATTAAAGTTGAAAAAGTCACATTGTATCATATAACTCAGAAGTTGAAAGTCCCGTTTACATCAAGCATAGGATATGTTTCGGATCGAGATAGTATTATAGTTGAGGTGATTGATTGTGATGGAGTAAGTGGATGGGGAGAGGTAGTGGCTTTTTCAACGCCTTGGTATACAGAAGAAACGATTTCAACCTGCTTTCATCTTCTTAAAGACATTCTTATCCCATTAGTCATTTCTGAGCCTTTTGAACACCCAGATGAACTGCAGGAGATTTTTAAAAGAATAAAACGAAATCAAATGGCAAAAGCCTCTCTAGAGGGGGCAATATGGGATCTTTATGCTAAGAAGAAAAATATATCCTTATCAACAGCATTAGGAGGCGTAAGAAATGAAATTGAGTGTGGTGTTGTCGTCGGGATATCTTCCCTTTCAAATATGATCGAGCAAATTACTCGATACAATGAGGAAGGATATAAACGATTTAAAATAAAGATTTCACCAGACCAAGATATGAAAATAGTAGAGGAAATACGCAAAAGGTTTCCTGATTTACCTTTAATGGCAGATGCCAATTCTTCCTATACACTGAAAGATGTTGAAAGATTAAAAGAACTAGATCAATTTGGATTAATGATGATTGAACAACCACTCGCAGCAGATGACATTATTGATCATGCCAAGCTTCAAGAGAAACTATCAACTCCTATATGCTTAGATGAAAGTATTACAACTAGTGAAGATGCCAGAAAAGCAATTGAATTGGGAAGTTGCCAAGTTATTAATATTAAACCGGGGCGCGTAGGTGGGTTAACTGAATCAAAGAAAATACATGATCTATGTCTTAAAAATGATATACCCGTCTGGTGTGGTGGAATGCTTGAAACAAGTATTTCAAGGGCACATAATCTTGCATTAGCATCACTAGCAAACTTTACAATTCCGGGAGATATCTCATCATCCTCAAGATATTGGGAGCAGGATATCGTTGATCCGGAAATAAAAAGTGTTGCAGGGAAAATTAGTTTACAAAATGGACTAGGGATAGGGTTTGATGTGAAAAAAGATATGATAAAGGAACTCGCAACATCAATTACAACTGTAAAATAG
- a CDS encoding metal ABC transporter ATP-binding protein: MNPVTVENLTIAYHQKPVLQEVSFEVPEGKLIGIIGPNGAGKSTLIKGILGLIPAASGEVNIFGEQYKKQRKRVGYVPQRGSVDWDFPTNALDVVLMGRYGHVGWFKRPGKKDSEFARECLKKVGMLEFENRQISQLSGGQQQRVFLARALAQDADVYFMDEPFVGVDAATEKAIIALLNELKAKGKTVLVVHHDLQTVEEYFDWVLLLNMRKVAFGPTKDTFSIDNLQKTYGGKLTFLQDQSVVVEGK; encoded by the coding sequence ATGAATCCTGTTACAGTTGAAAATTTAACAATTGCGTATCATCAGAAGCCTGTTTTACAGGAAGTAAGTTTTGAGGTACCTGAAGGAAAATTAATTGGCATTATTGGCCCAAACGGTGCTGGAAAGTCAACCTTAATTAAAGGGATTTTAGGGTTAATTCCAGCAGCTTCTGGTGAAGTAAATATATTTGGTGAACAATACAAGAAGCAAAGAAAGCGTGTGGGCTATGTTCCACAACGTGGATCTGTGGATTGGGATTTCCCAACAAATGCTTTAGATGTTGTTTTAATGGGAAGATATGGTCATGTTGGCTGGTTTAAACGACCAGGTAAGAAAGATAGTGAGTTTGCTAGAGAGTGTCTTAAAAAAGTAGGAATGCTTGAATTTGAAAATCGTCAAATCAGTCAGCTTTCTGGTGGGCAGCAGCAAAGGGTTTTTTTAGCAAGAGCACTTGCTCAAGATGCAGATGTTTACTTTATGGATGAACCATTTGTTGGAGTGGATGCAGCAACTGAAAAAGCCATTATCGCTCTACTAAATGAATTAAAGGCAAAAGGGAAAACGGTTCTAGTTGTTCATCATGATTTACAAACAGTAGAAGAGTATTTTGATTGGGTTCTTCTATTAAATATGAGAAAAGTTGCGTTTGGTCCAACTAAGGATACTTTCTCAATCGATAATCTTCAAAAAACGTATGGTGGAAAACTAACATTTCTACAAGACCAATCGGTTGTTGTTGAAGGGAAATAA